In one Podarcis muralis chromosome 7, rPodMur119.hap1.1, whole genome shotgun sequence genomic region, the following are encoded:
- the LOC114602961 gene encoding kelch-like protein 38, whose product MSSSHKREQPETFKPRPLGLTQGLAEMYEEELLYDATLIADGQRFPCHRVLLAAISPYFRDIFINTWKESGGKEVLLQEVSPFVIENILKYIYTEDITLTPELAPHLFAGANRLQIIPLQNLCCSFLGKNLSVQNCFEMYSLARMHKSPALLHAVIRFLTRKFSQVCEHESFRQLDLSTLITLISSSNLEVASEIKVYRAVRLWVQGQSSKHGPLLGDLMRHVRFPLFSPEEQVELQRDLEKWKDLRLEWKVLDGEERFRHIKGLRQGMYKPHILCIDTQMCEYQELESEEAHMGCYDPQTELWEKLPGLQSLTHACCATAGEKIYVSGGICKNSYSTAVYEFSSFRNQWLQLAPMTVPRAAHGFLFHNQKLYAMGGWCQFQSFLNLAEAFDLATGTWATIAKLPFALSHPASSVFQNKLYLLGGATGVSGQWLFHKGFLIYETSSNTWTQVPLSTGFFAAGAVAGDRGIYVIGGYIEKKIRGWVEGLLIPENRHSSRKCFLVNETGKISGDIGMPKLPRGVANAGVVSCGKRIYVLGGEDLTQRYKMIYYWEPGEPRWHRCTTEIPTTREGISSFGCVTMMRPIPHIRQLFQGTALVIVSAASK is encoded by the exons ATGAGTTCCAGTCATAAAAGGGAGCAGCCAGAAACTTTCAAACCAAGACCTCTCGGCTTAACCCAAG GTCTAGCAGAGATGTATGAGGAAGAGCTGCTCTATGATGCCACCCTCATAGCTGATGGACAAAGATTCCCTTGCCACAG AGTGCTGCTAGCAGCTATTAGCCCCTACTTTCGGGACATTTTCATCAATACCTGGAAAGAATCTGGTGGGAAAGAAGTTCTGCTTCAGGAGGTGTCTCCATTCGTCATCGAAAACATTCTGAAATATATCTACACAGAGGACATAACACTCACCCCTGAGCTGGCGCCGCACCTCTTTGCTGGGGCCAACCGCTTACAGATCATACCGCTGCAGAACCTCTGCTGTAG cttCCTCGGGAAAAATCTCTCTGTGCAGAACTGCTTTGAGATGTATTCTTTGGCGAGGATGCATAAGAGTCCTGCCCTCCTCCATGCAGTCATACGCTTCCTCACCAGAAAATTCAGCCAGGTCTGCGAGCATGAGAGTTTCCGCCAGCTGGACCTCAGCACACTCATCACCCTGATATCCTCCAGCAACCTTGAAGTGGCTTCAGAGATCAAGGTCTATCGGGCAGTGCGACTCTGGGTGCAAGGGCAATCCAGCAAGCATGGTCCTCTGCTAGGAGACCTGATGCGCCATGTCCGCTTCCCGCTCTTCAGTCCGGAGGAGCAAGTCGAACTACAGAGGGACTTGGAGAAGTGGAAGGACCTCAGGCTCGAGTGGAAGGTGCTGGATGGCGAGGAGAGGTTTCGTCACATCAAGGGCCTCCGACAGGGCATGTACAAGCCGCACATCCTGTGCATCGACACCCAGATGTGCGAGTACCAGGAGCTGGAGAGTGAAGAGGCCCACATGGGCTGCTATGACCCACAGACCGAACTATGGGAGAAGCTTCCCGGCTTGCAGTCCTTGACGCATGCGTGTTGCGCCACAGCTGGTGAGAAGATCTACGTCTCTGGGGGCATCTGTAAGAACTCTTACTCCACCGCCGTCTATGAGTTCAGCTCTTTCAGAAACCAGTGGCTGCAGCTCGCACCCATGACTGTGCCCAGGGCTGCACATGGATTCCTGTTCCACAACCAGAAGCTCTACGCCATGGGGGGATGGTGTCAGTTCCAAAGCTTCCTCAACTTGGCTGAGGCTTTTGATCTTGCGACAGGGACGTGGGCTACGATCGCAAAGCTCCCGTTTGCCCTGAGTCACCCGGCCTCAAGCGTCTTCCAGAACAAGCTGTACCTCCTTGGCGGCGCGACGGGAGTTTCTGGCCAGTGGCTGTTCCACAAAGGCTTCCTGATCTACGAGACCAGCTCCAACACATGGACTCAGGTGCCTCTGTCCACGGGTTTCTTTGCTGCAGGAGCTGTGGCTGGGGACAGGGGGATCTATGTAATCGGGGGGTACATCGAGAAGAAAATACGGGGCTGGGTTGAAGGGCTCCTCATCCCCGAGAACCGCCACAGCTCTCGCAAGTGCTTCTTAGTCAACGAGACTGGCAAAATTAGTGGCGACATTGGTATGCCCAAACTGCCGCGTGGGGTTGCCAACGCAGGGGTAGTCTCCTGCGGGAAGCGGATCTACGTGTTGGGTGGGGAAGACTTAACCCAGCGCTACAAGATGATTTACTACTGGGAGCCTGGAGAACCCCGCTGGCACCGGTGCACAACAGAGATCCCTACCACCCGTGAGGGCATCAGCAGTTTTGGATGTGTGACCATGATGAGGCCCATCCCACATATCCGCCAGCTCTTCCAGGGCACCGCCCTTGTCATTGTGTCTGCAGCCAGCAAATAG